From a single Silene latifolia isolate original U9 population chromosome 6, ASM4854445v1, whole genome shotgun sequence genomic region:
- the LOC141587785 gene encoding F-box/kelch-repeat protein At3g06240-like codes for MKNPTSSSKLAYISGSKYLPPELWTLILPKLPAKTLLKFRCVGKSWCSTIDEPDFVHLHFQLSLINSGNNNKLFVALEGMGYLLTVRDAETLRNTGSIFSKSYWFGILGSCNGLLLVEKHDYYSYKEFRLWIFASLNTGSIFSKSSIRKSLHLPPCPLDRCRYLFGFAPDSQDFKVVAFTIDKAFAIYTLSNQQWTVRNNLLNVPNLNTNNFLGLFSSLSTSVFFRGVTYCLEQNYRDSSGFSHLGSFAFDEENITFLKLPFSWDGMSFSFLFLLGESLAVFSISETTSRIWMLQQNNQKEPWILWFSGKSSQDGYEVFRFCYRNCRKVFYCESDGGYFACGKKTYNIASCQVQEVKEDISCLVKLETYMESLVLSKVYGARDLRNFP; via the coding sequence ATGAAGAATCCCACAAGTTCTTCGAAATTAGCCTATATTTCAGGATCAAAGTACTTACCACCCGAACTTTGGACTCTTATTTTGCCAAAATTACCGGCGAAAACCCTATTAAAATTCAGGTGTGTAGGTAAATCTTGGTGCTCTACTATCGATGAACCTGATTTCGTTCACTTGCACTTCCAACTTTCCCTAATCAATTCtggaaataataataaattatttgtaGCCCTGGAGGGTATGGGATACCTGTTGACAGTTCGTGATGCTGAAACTCTTCGAAATACCGGTAGCATTTTTAGTAAATCTTATTGGTTCGGTATTCTAGGTAGCTGTAATGGGTTGCTTTTAGTTGAAAAACATGATTATTATTCCTATAAAGAATTCAGATTGTGGATCTTTGCATCTTTAAATACCGGTAGCATTTTTAGTAAATCTTCTATTCGCAAATCTTTGCATCTTCCTCCTTGCCCGCTTGACCGTTGTCGGTATTTGTTTGGGTTCGCTCCTGATAGTCAAGATTTTAAAGTGGTTGCGTTCACAATTGACAAAGCTTTTGCAATTTATACACTCAGTAATCAACAATGGACGGTGAGAAATAATCTCCTCAACGTCCCTAATCTCAACACTAATAATTTCTTGGGGCTATTTTCTTCGTTATCAACTTCCGTTTTCTTTCGTGGGGTAACATACTGTCTCGAGCAAAATTATAGAGATAGTAGCGGATTTAGCCATCTTGGTTCCTTTGCCTTTGATGAGGAAAATATCACCTTTTTAAAACTGCCATTTAGTTGGGACGGAATGTCGTTTAGTTTTCTGTTTCTTCTCGGAGAATCACTAGCTGTTTTCAGTATTTCTGAGACAACTTCTAGAATATGGATGCTACAACAGAATAACCAAAAGGAGCCATGGATTCTATGGTTTTCGGGAAAATCAAGTCAGGATGGTTATGAAGTATTCAGGTTCTGCTATAGAAATTGTCGAAAGGTGTTCTATTGTGAGAGTGATGGCGGCTATTTTGCTTGCGGGAAGAAGACTTATAATATAGCTAGTTGTCAAGTGCAGGAGGTCAAAGAAGATATCAGTTGTCTTGTAAAACTGGAAACATATATGGAGAGCTTGGTGTTGTCGAAAGTATACGGAGCCCGTGATTTGAGGAATTTCCCATGA
- the LOC141587784 gene encoding uncharacterized protein LOC141587784, which yields MTLRRADTLGKPANIFKTPEYYSLWGNCDGLLLMCRTGLDHCPEMTIRNLSCRKSLLLPPCPFPQFYNRLSDYICVFGFASQSKDYKVILITIERYEDPNAMMNFAVYTLSDQRWNVKNNGSGISHDYFKRMFGSSPYKKFDCYFQGAAHWFGNDPYGDNGNYRIKHTHLVSLDFNSEKFAFMELPNTCNEQEIFWFMFLIGKSLAIFCISRVSSNIWVLEQDSGKREWTLWFSGISSKAGFNLFKSYSHDNSVVFYYESVDGSRHLRCGKKSYNLADCRVQIHGKSIYFFRELQNYSESLVLHKGYGAEDLPSFP from the coding sequence ATGACACTTCGTCGAGCTGACACACTTGGAAAACCTGCTAACATTTTCAAGACCCCTGAATACTACAGTCTTTGGGGGAATTGTGACGGGTTGCTTCTAATGTGCCGCACTGGCCTCGATCATTGTCCTGAAATGACAATACGGAACCTTAGTTGTAGAAAATCGTTGCTACTTCCCCCTTGCCCTTTTCCTCAATTTTATAATCGTCTTTCCGACTATATATGTGTATTTGGTTTTGCCTCTCAAAGTAAGGATTATAAAGTAATTTTGATCACAATTGAAAGATATGAGGATCCAAACGCGATGATGAATTTTGCAGTTTATACGCTAAGTGATCAACGAtggaatgtcaaaaataatggcTCCGGTATCAGCCATGATTACTTTAAACGTATGTTCGGGTCTTCCCCTTACAAGAAATTTGATTGTTACTTTCAAGGGGCAGCGCACTGGTTTGGAAATGATCCGTATGGGGATAATGGTAATTATAGAATAAAACATACACATCTTGTTTCCCTCGACTTTAATTCGGAGAAATTCGCCTTTATGGAACTCCCAAATACTTGTAATGAGCAAGAAATTTTCTGGTTTATGTTTCTTATTGGGAAATCGCTAGCTATTTTCTGTATTTCTCGTGTAAGTTCAAACATATGGGTGCTGGAACAGGACAGCGGAAAGCGAGAGTGGACTTTATGGTTTTCAGGAATTTCGAGCAAAGCTGGTTTTAACTTATTCAAATCGTACTCACACGACAATTCAGTGGTATTTTACTATGAGAGTGTTGACGGTAGTAGACATCTTAGGTGTGGGAAAAAGTCCTATAATCTTGCGGATTGCCGAGTACAGATTCATGGCAAATCTATATATTTTTTTAGAGAATTGCAAAACTATTCCGAGAGTTTGGTGTTGCATAAAGGATATGGAGCTGAAGACCTGCCTTCTTTTCCATAA